One window from the genome of Candidatus Cloacimonadota bacterium encodes:
- the pheS gene encoding phenylalanine--tRNA ligase subunit alpha produces MYEILLSAQNEIPASKNGKELENLRVKFLGKKSELKSLLSKIGTLSAEERPQMGELLNKTKIKISSLIVNQKSLLEKNELEKSTQKDKIDVTLSGRPLNVGANHPLLKIWDEIEDIFIALGFEIADGPEIETEYYNFDALNTPEGHPARELQDTFYLKNGNLLRTQTSPVQIRIMEKYPPPIRIISPGRCYRKDKVDASHSPVFHQVEALVVDKGITFSDLKGTLDAFVKMMFGSNIRSRFRPHFFPFTEPSAEIDILCVNCKGKGCKLCKNTGWLEMGGAGMVDPAVFENVNYDAEKYTGFAFGLGIDRIAMLRYGISDMRILFKNDLRVLKQFV; encoded by the coding sequence ATATACGAAATACTGCTTTCAGCTCAGAATGAGATTCCTGCCAGTAAAAATGGTAAGGAATTAGAAAATCTTCGGGTAAAATTTCTCGGGAAAAAAAGCGAACTAAAGTCCTTACTTTCTAAAATCGGGACTCTCTCTGCTGAGGAGCGCCCCCAAATGGGAGAATTGCTCAACAAAACCAAAATCAAAATATCATCATTAATTGTAAATCAAAAATCCTTATTGGAAAAAAACGAACTGGAAAAATCAACACAAAAAGATAAAATTGATGTAACTCTTAGCGGACGACCCTTGAATGTCGGTGCAAATCATCCCTTACTAAAAATATGGGATGAAATAGAAGATATTTTTATCGCCCTTGGTTTTGAAATCGCAGACGGACCTGAAATCGAAACCGAATACTATAATTTTGATGCGTTAAATACACCCGAAGGGCATCCTGCTCGTGAACTTCAGGACACCTTTTATTTGAAGAACGGAAACCTGCTTAGAACCCAAACTTCTCCGGTGCAAATTCGGATTATGGAAAAATATCCACCCCCAATCCGAATCATTTCTCCGGGACGATGTTACCGAAAAGACAAAGTTGATGCTTCCCACTCACCCGTTTTCCATCAGGTGGAAGCACTCGTTGTGGATAAAGGCATCACTTTTTCCGATCTGAAGGGAACTCTGGATGCCTTCGTGAAAATGATGTTTGGGAGTAATATCCGATCTCGGTTCCGCCCTCACTTCTTCCCTTTTACAGAACCCAGCGCCGAAATAGATATTCTTTGTGTGAATTGCAAGGGGAAGGGTTGTAAATTATGTAAAAATACCGGCTGGTTGGAAATGGGCGGAGCAGGAATGGTAGATCCGGCTGTCTTTGAAAACGTCAATTATGATGCCGAAAAATATACAGGATTTGCCTTCGGACTGGGGATTGACCGCATAGCCATGCTCAGATATGGTATTTCCGATATGAGAATTCTCTTCAAAAATGATTTGAGAGTTCTAAAGCAGTTCGTTTAA
- the rplT gene encoding 50S ribosomal protein L20, with protein sequence MPRVTNKVASRKRKKRLLKHAKGFRGGKKLFRNAKETIEKGWQYSYRDRKGNKRNFRRLWITRINAAVHEHDLSYSKFIYGLKLLKIDLNRKTLSELAINNPDDFTQIVESVKQKLENTQ encoded by the coding sequence ATGCCACGCGTAACAAATAAAGTAGCTTCAAGAAAAAGAAAAAAAAGGTTATTAAAACACGCCAAAGGTTTCAGAGGTGGAAAAAAATTATTTAGAAATGCCAAAGAGACTATTGAAAAGGGTTGGCAATATTCTTATCGTGACCGAAAAGGAAACAAAAGAAACTTCAGGCGATTGTGGATCACCAGAATAAATGCAGCCGTGCACGAACACGATTTAAGTTACAGCAAATTCATCTACGGGCTAAAACTTCTGAAAATTGATTTGAACCGAAAAACTCTTTCGGAACTTGCAATTAATAATCCCGATGATTTTACTCAGATAGTTGAATCAGTAAAACAAAAATTGGAAAACACCCAATAG
- the rpmI gene encoding 50S ribosomal protein L35 encodes MPKIKTRKSAAKRFRKTGGTKIKRNKANRGHFMEKKSSKQKSNLRKGSYIAKADEKRVKKMLS; translated from the coding sequence ATGCCAAAAATAAAAACAAGAAAATCAGCAGCAAAAAGATTTCGTAAAACCGGTGGAACCAAAATTAAGCGCAACAAAGCTAATAGAGGGCACTTTATGGAAAAAAAATCCAGTAAACAAAAATCCAACCTGCGGAAAGGCTCTTACATAGCCAAAGCCGATGAAAAACGTGTAAAAAAAATGTTGTCTTAA
- the infC gene encoding translation initiation factor IF-3 — protein sequence MAKYYKRKKKFFKRVNDQIRAPKVRLIGPEKQAFGIVPINEALHKSREFDLDLVEIVPDAKPPVCKMIDYSKFLYDQKKKRKQQHKKQKATQLKEIKFRPNTDAHDYNFKVKHIMEFLEKGNKVKVTIRFRGREMAHQDLGIELTTRIAEELKEYGKFDSPPKMEGRFLIGYIAPKN from the coding sequence ATAGCTAAATATTACAAAAGAAAAAAAAAATTCTTCAAACGGGTAAACGATCAAATTCGAGCACCCAAAGTAAGATTGATTGGACCGGAGAAACAAGCATTCGGTATTGTTCCAATTAACGAAGCGCTTCATAAATCACGGGAATTCGATCTGGATCTGGTAGAAATCGTACCGGATGCAAAACCTCCCGTGTGTAAAATGATCGACTACAGCAAATTTCTTTATGACCAAAAAAAGAAACGCAAACAGCAGCATAAAAAGCAAAAGGCCACTCAACTAAAGGAAATTAAATTTCGCCCGAACACTGATGCCCACGACTATAATTTTAAAGTGAAACATATTATGGAATTCCTCGAAAAAGGAAATAAGGTAAAAGTTACAATTCGTTTTCGCGGAAGAGAAATGGCACATCAGGACCTTGGGATAGAATTAACAACGAGAATAGCCGAAGAACTCAAGGAATATGGAAAATTTGATTCACCCCCCAAGATGGAGGGCAGATTTCTAATTGGTTACATTGCACCAAAGAATTAA
- a CDS encoding SagB/ThcOx family dehydrogenase: protein MHIKIKENRNFMKSNFRDDLDIKTDQEMGKPQPALQKPYGNEEKIILPEPTESVLMRNNLFLAIKERKSRRHFSPEYLSSNELSYLLWSTQGVKKIIRDGYASIRTVPSAGARNPYETYLVINRVDGIKKGVYRYLPLEHSLIFLFENENIKEQLKKVGQSFISTGAVVFIWTCIPYRNEWRYSIMGHKPMLLDAGHICQNLYLACESINCGTCAIAAYNQTKIDNLLRLDGEDEFVVYLAPVGKKDPSE, encoded by the coding sequence ATGCATATAAAAATTAAAGAGAACAGAAATTTTATGAAGTCTAACTTTAGGGATGATTTGGATATAAAAACTGATCAAGAAATGGGAAAACCTCAACCGGCACTTCAAAAACCCTACGGAAACGAGGAAAAAATTATACTTCCCGAACCAACTGAATCCGTATTGATGCGGAACAATCTTTTTCTGGCAATAAAAGAACGCAAGAGCAGAAGACATTTTTCTCCGGAATATCTCAGTTCGAACGAACTCTCCTATTTGCTGTGGAGCACGCAAGGAGTAAAAAAAATCATCCGTGACGGATATGCTTCTATCCGAACTGTCCCCTCGGCAGGTGCCAGAAATCCTTATGAAACTTATCTTGTTATAAATCGGGTGGATGGAATAAAAAAAGGAGTTTATCGGTATCTTCCTTTGGAGCATTCACTCATTTTTCTTTTTGAGAACGAAAATATTAAAGAGCAACTTAAAAAAGTTGGGCAATCATTTATTAGCACCGGAGCAGTCGTGTTTATCTGGACTTGTATTCCGTATCGAAATGAATGGCGATATTCTATAATGGGGCATAAACCCATGCTGCTCGATGCCGGGCATATTTGCCAAAATCTCTACCTTGCCTGCGAATCCATAAATTGCGGAACCTGTGCCATTGCCGCCTATAATCAGACAAAAATTGATAATCTTTTGAGGCTTGATGGTGAAGATGAATTTGTGGTTTATCTTGCTCCTGTGGGCAAAAAAGATCCATCTGAATAA